In the Hordeum vulgare subsp. vulgare chromosome 7H, MorexV3_pseudomolecules_assembly, whole genome shotgun sequence genome, one interval contains:
- the LOC123411699 gene encoding 60S acidic ribosomal protein P2-C-like: protein MRFVAAYLLATLGGNQSPTKDDVRAILGSVGAEVEEGKLDALFKEVEGKDLAELLAAGREKFAFAPSAGAAMGASPAAAAGDAAAEEKKDKAQEKKEEEEEEEDLDMFSLFD, encoded by the coding sequence ATGAGGTTCGTCGCCGCGTACCTGCTCGCCACCCTGGGCGGTAACCAGAGCCCGACCAAGGACGACGTGCGCGCCATCCTCGGCTCCGTGGGCGCCGAGGTGGAGGAGGGCAAGCTCGACGCCCTCTTCAAGGAGGTGGAGGGCAAGGACCTGgccgagctcctcgccgccggcaggGAGAAGTTCGCCTTCGCGCCCAGCGCCGGCGCCGCCATGGGCGCGTCCCCCGCTGCCGCAGCCGGTGACGCTGCcgccgaggagaagaaggacaaggcccaggagaagaaggaagaggaggaggaggaagaggacctcGACATGTTCAGCCTCTTCGACTGA